The following nucleotide sequence is from Juglans microcarpa x Juglans regia isolate MS1-56 chromosome 6D, Jm3101_v1.0, whole genome shotgun sequence.
aataataaaaaaaaatcggtaTACCTTGTCGGTGGGTTTTCTCGGtggtaaaaaaatatgtgtgaAGGAGAGATATTATAAAGATCATGAGAATAACATGAATATAgaatcacaataaaaataaataaatcacgtTACCTAATTTTCCATAAACGAAGCTTTTTCTGAAACGAGACAATGTACTAATCAAGAGCATTTAATACGAGTCGGAACGGAAGTCATAAGATATTAGAAACGATGGTGAAAGGGATGATCGATGTCAACAATTGATCCATCACATTGCATTGGGGACCTTACACACATGGTGGTCAGGTTGTAAGATGGAAGCATTGGGTAGTGCGGGGATGTCTTTGTGCATGCCACAAAAGAAGTTATAGCTtaacatgcatttatatgatatgttagatgtacgtattttataataaaaataactttacaatctaatatattacattaagtcacatcagtttatttttatgaaatcttttcttggttaaaacatttttcttcaaaaataaaaaataaaaaacaatggTGAGGGGATATCTTTGGGGGAGCATagaggagaaaaaataaaagacaaccTATAGCTTATTTATCTTTCTACTTCATAAGCAACATATATTACTCTAGTTTGATTTTTTAGGATTCGTTTAAatagtaagataagatgattttatatgagttgaataaaatattgttagaatattattttttaatattattattgttttgagatttgaaaaagttgaatagcCCTATCGATCACAAAGCTACgtacccaaataaaatattcattacttatctcaactcattccactactattcattactatttatcaactttaaatcacaaatctcactattatttacaactcatctcaactcatcttcgaatccaaacgacaccttataCAATTTGCTCCAGTTGTCAATCTCTATCTCATTTAACGTGGTTTTCAGTATTTATCAGGACATGATTCTCCaatgcacacacatatatatattcatttttcagAAATGCTAAACGTCTCGAATTGGTGTCCCAAAAATGTGTCCcgaaactcttttttatttttttatttagtgattaaggaagtgttttttaatgatgttatgaattttttattttttttaaaaattttttatgatgattaaaaaaatttaaaaagatgaaatataCTTTTCTCGGGACACTAATTCGGGACAAAATTTCGGTACACGTAGTGTTACTCTCCATTTTTCAAGGCATTGTCCCACAGTTGGGTgctccaaaaataaataagattttctAACACCGGGTTGACTTTTGATTACAGTTGACTCATATTTAATACCATTGTTCTCACGTCTTAAGAAGCAACGATCGGATGCCACGTGTCATCTTGCTCTCTCTTCTATATAGAGagatttattataaaaagaatttattttttttcccttcgaAGATATATGGAAAGTTAGTTCTTTGTACTACCATCTCAAACTCATGTAGCCAAGTCTCTAGCAAACTTGATAATAAAGTTTCAGATCTCTGAGTAAAGCTTAACCCAATTTGCAAGTTCTTATCTTTCAGCATGCATGGTGTGACCAATGAGGCCAAAACATGCTCGCGTGATTCATCCACCTAACAATAACTGCAATTTGCAGACAGCTTGAGTTTTTCTCACATAAATAagaagtgttaagatataaaataaataataaaatctacttcttcctattagtttaaacttttgagataagtggcgatttcacatggtatcagagtagagGTCCTGAGTTTAaaccctgactctacactctaattcatttaattaaatattacatttGTTAGACCTACTCATTGAGGAAAATTCAGGCTCAAAAGTGAGAagaagtgttaagatataaaataaataataaaatctacctcttctcattagcttaaacttttggaacAAATGAAGCAGCTTGCACCGGCTTTATCTCGCAGAAATAACTCCATACTTATTACATCTTGTGGTCCATTCTCTCTTCTgctataaagaaaaatagatatatattgaGCATAGTATATATGCAGATCAGGGGTTTGATGGCATGATTTGTGATCTTGTGAAGACTTAATAAGTTTGAGAGGGAAAGGAGGGGGAGTGTGAGATAGGttgtcatgttttatggagGGTGACTAAACAACCACCTTCAGCTCACATGCCATCTTTATGTAATGTAACATTATAAAATTGCCTTTTATCTCCTCATGACTTGGCATACCAGTACCTGCTTTCAACATCTCACTCATTTTCTCTTTGATGCCAAGAATAAATAATTACCCCCAAAAACGGAAGTGATATATGAAAAAAGTACATCTCTAATGGAAGCTGAGAGTATGAGAAGAAATATAAGAACCAGGTTACAGAACTGAAGTTTCAAGTTGAAACAAATTGATATGAGCATTTAGTATGCAGTAAAGGTGGCTTATTCCTTtgacagataaaaaaaaaaaaaaaaagtgttaacaAAAGCTTATCTATGAAATTCGAAGATGGCCTACTTGAAGGCAGTGAGCAGGAATGACTAGGTGAAATACTTGAAAGAATTAATGAAATAGTATCCGGAAACTTGTTGTGTCTGTGTATACATACACTTGGGGAATCTTTAGTGGAAACCGTGGCCAGGACTAAGAAATTCGGTTAGAGATCCAATTCACGAGGGCCTCATGCTTGTGGGTGCTTCCCGCCCACCACGGTGGGAACCCAACATGGCCATTGCTCTCTTCTTCAACAGGAGCAGGAAGATTGAGGTCAAGAAAGTCCCGAATTTCCGGGACTGGTTTCTGAATCACAATGGTAGGAATAGGATTGTGTCTAGTGTCAGAGCCCCCAACCAAGTGGGATCTTTTATGACCTCCCAAGGCTTGGCCTGATTGAAAAACCTTGTGGCAAATTGGGCACTTATGCCCCTTACTAGTCTTCTTGGACCCTTGGCTTGTCTCGGTCTTTTTATCACAACCAGCAGCTATTTCTTGGTCAATGGAATTCTCATTCTTGCAGAGTTTCACGAGCTTACTATCTGCAGTAGGGTCGGGAGAGAGTTCGGTTTCGATGCTATTCTCACTACTCTCAATCCTTGAAGCAAAGCAGCCTTTGATCTTTTTATGACTAGCTCTGTGTCCTCCAAGAGCTTGGTATGAGTGAAAGACTTTGTTGCAAGTAGTACACTCAAATTTGCTCCTCTTATGGGGATTCTTGCAGATTTCAGACTCTAAAGAATTGGTAGTCAAATTTTTCAAGGACTCGGATCTCAATTCAGGATCATAGGAATCGTGGAACTTTCTCTTGCTTGAGTGACACTTAATGGAAGCCAATTGAGCTTGACTTAAAGCAGTCTCCTTGGAGAAATTCTTCCCCAATTCAACTTCAGAATCGTCAAATCCAAATTGATCATCGATCTGAGATGTCTTTATCATGTCATCATTGAAAAACCCATCATTTGAAGCTTCAGTTTTGTTTCTTCTAGACCGACTTCTTGAATTGCCAGAAGTACAGAATTCTGACCGTCTCCCTTTGAGATCCTCAGAATCCAAATTACCAGGCTCCAACTTCTTATAACTGAGTTTCTTCACTTTCTCATTCTCACTACCATTACAGACAGAAATCTTGCCCTCAATTTTGGAAATTGGGTTAGTTTGAAAAGATTCTGGAGTTTCTAAGAACACGGAATTATTATCAGAAGACTCAGCAGAAGAATTCAAACCACCCCAATGACCCACATCCCTAGAAAGCATCATCAAGCACATAGCAACCTCTTCTCGTTCTTGCTCAATCTCAGAAGCAGAAGAGGAAGCATTggctaaagaaaaagaagaggtttCAGTGGCCGTGtaccttgtttttctttctgatCTCCTCCTCCGATTTGGAGCTGCGGTTTCATTGTCGGATTGACTGTCCATGGCCAGCTTCTGGTTAGCACTAGTCAATGAATCCTGATCCTCCAAGCTATTGgaattcttctctttttctgaGTGACACTTCATGTGACCAAAGAGAGCTTTCCAAGACTGAAACTTTTTTCCACATTCTTTGCAGAACTTGTCAAAGAGTGAAGCCTCTTCACCTGAATCAGCAAGCCTCCTAGTTTTCTTGGGATTCTCTCTGAGGCCATAACCAGCATGAGTCCCAGGTTCCAAACCCATCTCAGTATTTGTCTGGTTTCTGCCAGTGTTGAAAGAGGAGAGCTTTATTTTGCTGAGTTTTCCTTCTGTTTCAGCTGAATTATTGCTCAAATGAGACCTCATATGGCCTCCCAAGGATCTACCACAAGGAAACCTCTTGCTGCAGAACTTGCACACATGTACTAATGCTCGACCTTCTTCCATTGAATTAGAATTACAGTACCACAAAGGAAAACACAGATCAGATTAGCAAATGGAACTTCAAATCTGATCACAGAATTCGTAACAATGCAAGGATTTCTAAGTTTCTTAAACTAAAAAGCCAAATGGTAATGAAACAGAGGACCGCAAGGAAAGAGAACGGAACCCAAATCAGAAAATTAAGCTGGAAGCTCAAATCTGGTTAGGAAATTGTGTTAGATCATGGTTTCTTGCTCCCCGAACTAATCAGAGAAGAACCCATCTCAGATTTAACAGAACTGTAAATCAGAAACCAAGATCTGACGCACGCACGAGGaaaggaggagaggagagggcAAGTAAATGTGTAGTAGCTTTATTCTCTCACTAGTAGCTCTCTCATGGGtagttgaaatttgaagaaaaaatcaaacttgAAGAAGGTGGGGGGTCTGTTACCTTTGTTGCTAATGATGGCGATGAACAAGCcaaggaagaaaaattaaaaagactaAAAATGAGTGAGCGAGCGCTCGTTTCTCTTTTCTCCCACTACTTTCTCTCTCTGGGATTGACTATATTTGGAGGAGAAATCCATGCATGGAAGCaaagataagagagagagagagagagaggtaaagGAGTGGAAAGATAGCAGCACGTGTACTCAACCGAGGATCCTACGCCACCACAAATCTAACGGCTTCAGATTTGTCCAGGTGAGCATCCCCATGGGTGAGGAACCCACTAAACTAACTGCCTTCCAACTATTCTTTCCTTTGTCTTGCTATCAAGGAAtaccctccctctctctctctctctctctctctctaaaatacaCAGCTCCCTCCTCAAGTGAAAGGTTCCACTCTCCGGCCGTTATTCTTTTGgactttctccttttttttaaaaaaaaaaaaaacaaatgttatttttatatttccaaAGACATATATCATGATTTTCCCCAAGTTGGGTCCACCAAGTTATCCTCAAACTAGTTTTCCAAAGTGAAGCTAGCATGCTCTGTCACTTTACcatatataatctatatataaattatcttGGCTATTCTATGGGCGTTTTGAGTAGTTTGGTGTGCTTATTGGTTGGTGATGAAATTGAGATAATAATTTCTCAAAAGCGTTGCCTTTTTTTCAATACCCAATtgcaataattaaaaatgagtaGAGGTTGGACAGTTCCTTTAATAATCCTATTACATTACAAAAATTCTTTTcccatcagttactattcaccacCTCACACTCCACATCTCACATCCTATGAAAACACTTCTACATTCTATGAAAACATCCtcataccttatgaaaaagttataagtgtggagtgtgaaaataaatagtgactgatataAAACATTCCTCATTACATTAATGTCACATTAgtgcaataaaaaaatatatatatagtacaaaaaGTGGCAAATCAAGTTAAGTTAATGTttgattcaatatttttttttttttttttttttttgtgtttgattaAGAATGCAAGAAAATGAGCGATTATTAAGATATGAGTTAATATAACACGAGTGTTATATAGAAAATGCATTGTTGTATACTGAAGCTAGCGGAGTAAGCATTATTGGAGAGTTTTGTTGTCTAATTATCAACTATGAAAGTATAAGAAgtcttaattaattttagagAAAGCAAATAACATGATAGCCAGACAATGCAGAGCAGAAAGGATATCGAAGCTTCAAAGATGGTTTACCAACGCATGGAGTTCACAAACGACTCATGTGATGATAGGAACAAGTAGATTTATAGAGAAATAGagaatatctttattttttgttatatatgtttacttttatattaatttaatcatACGTACAGGTTACAACCGATACTTTGTTATGTTTACTTGGTAAAGAATCATGAAtaataggggtgtaaatttaaaccgaaaaatcggaccggttggtccggttttgaaccggttcggtccgaaaccggttcctatattatgaaaaccagTCTGAACCCGTCCGGTTTTGATTCTGTAGTTTCCagaaccagaccggaccgaaccggactggttggaaaaatatatatgtataaaaattaattttatatattatacaaaatatatatatataagttttatgtataatatataattatatattatatatttatatataatatataattatatattatatatgaaataatttcatattataatttataaattataatataaaatgttaatcttaaatatgaacatttataatttgtttgatcatatgttattaatataattatatataagataatattattataatatataaaataaaagtttaatcttaaagatgaaaatttaattgatcatatgctttaaacataatatatatattaaattattaataacattttatcataagaagtaatactttattatatattttttacattttaaaaaaatcggaaaatcggaccggaccggaccggaaactgATAAAACCGAATGTACCGATTTAGGAATGTAACCGGgacgtaatcggttttaaaaaataaaaaaccggtatataccggtcgatcctaaattttgtctaaaactggACAAGACTgaaccggttacacccttaATGAATAACATCTTTCCTGCAAGAGCCAAAGTGATGGTGCTGTTTCTCTAAGCATAGATCCAATACATTAGGTAGCCTtagatgtgtgtgtgtattggATAGAACGAAAGACATGATGGAAATTAACCATCTTCACTATGCGGTGATTCTATTGACAAGGGTAATTGGGCAGCTTTAGGGTTTATTTGAATACGGAAACggttttatcttatcattacaattttattaaatttttacataaaatataataaataattaaactttttcaaatcttaaaataataataatattaaaaaataatatgttaataatattttattcaattttcatctaaaactatttcatctcatcttacttttCAAACGtgaccttaatttttttttattgcacaTCTATAGCACCtagttccttttctttttaaggcGAAAAtggtatataaattttagacagattttttttatgtttttcttttttatataattaaatattaagaaactAGAATTTATGGCATTTCCTAATTGTTTCAGCATAGAAATCATTTAATTTGAAACTCATGATCTATATATTGTGAATTTACATGCACTCCTACTCATGACAAGCCATTTTTGCAAGATCAAACCCTCTATATAAAGAGCTCAAAATTATTGATTGGATATCTAACTCATTATGGCTTTGGAGAGGTGAAAATACCTTATTACAAGTTTTCTAAATAATTGAAACAGATATTAAAACAAAGTACAAACTAGACATAGAGACAAAGGCAAGAATTTATGTTAATCTCTAAGGGAATCTTCTCTTTATAGGATCGGAATTCCCCTCATAAATACACctgaatatttaattaattagtacaaGCTGCCTAAGCTTTTgggtgaaatatttaattagtatAAGCTTCTTAGGCTTGTGAGTgcttaatttaatttcatatctatatttttttagtttgtgacAGACAAAAGAAGTGCTGGATGTAGTCTTTGTTATTATTCTGGAGTTCTACTAATTAGTATAAGTTTGTGTATAAATGCATCATTTATTGTAAAAttcataacaattaaaaaaaaaaaaatgatagttgcaatcaTGAGTGTAGAAGCACcacgtaatcattttaaaaaaagtgaataaatataag
It contains:
- the LOC121234223 gene encoding uncharacterized protein LOC121234223 isoform X2; amino-acid sequence: MRSHLSNNSAETEGKLSKIKLSSFNTGRNQTNTEMGLEPGTHAGYGLRENPKKTRRLADSGEEASLFDKFCKECGKKFQSWKALFGHMKCHSEKEKNSNSLEDQDSLTSANQKLAMDSQSDNETAAPNRRRRSERKTRYTATETSSFSLANASSSASEIEQEREEVAMCLMMLSRDVGHWGGLNSSAESSDNNSVFLETPESFQTNPISKIEGKISVCNGSENEKVKKLSYKKLEPGNLDSEDLKGRRSEFCTSGNSRSRSRRNKTEASNDGFFNDDMIKTSQIDDQFGFDDSEVELGKNFSKETALSQAQLASIKCHSSKRKFHDSYDPELRSESLKNLTTNSLESEICKNPHKRSKFECTTCNKVFHSYQALGGHRASHKKIKGCFASRIESSENSIETELSPDPTADSKLVKLCKNENSIDQEIAAGCDKKTETSQGSKKTSKGHKCPICHKVFQSGQALGGHKRSHLVGGSDTRHNPIPTIVIQKPVPEIRDFLDLNLPAPVEEESNGHVGFPPWWAGSTHKHEALVNWISNRIS
- the LOC121234223 gene encoding uncharacterized protein LOC121234223 isoform X1; this encodes MEEGRALVHVCKFCSKRFPCGRSLGGHMRSHLSNNSAETEGKLSKIKLSSFNTGRNQTNTEMGLEPGTHAGYGLRENPKKTRRLADSGEEASLFDKFCKECGKKFQSWKALFGHMKCHSEKEKNSNSLEDQDSLTSANQKLAMDSQSDNETAAPNRRRRSERKTRYTATETSSFSLANASSSASEIEQEREEVAMCLMMLSRDVGHWGGLNSSAESSDNNSVFLETPESFQTNPISKIEGKISVCNGSENEKVKKLSYKKLEPGNLDSEDLKGRRSEFCTSGNSRSRSRRNKTEASNDGFFNDDMIKTSQIDDQFGFDDSEVELGKNFSKETALSQAQLASIKCHSSKRKFHDSYDPELRSESLKNLTTNSLESEICKNPHKRSKFECTTCNKVFHSYQALGGHRASHKKIKGCFASRIESSENSIETELSPDPTADSKLVKLCKNENSIDQEIAAGCDKKTETSQGSKKTSKGHKCPICHKVFQSGQALGGHKRSHLVGGSDTRHNPIPTIVIQKPVPEIRDFLDLNLPAPVEEESNGHVGFPPWWAGSTHKHEALVNWISNRIS